The genomic stretch ATTACAATTCTCCCTCTATCCCAAAATTAGTAAAAGACAGTAAATGCTCGCCCTCTTAGAAACGGGATTTTATCGGAAGCAATTATTTATAAAATCGCATGAAATGTATGTGTATTTTTGCGGCGagatttataaaataaataatattgtTTTATACTAATGACTACTACTCATGTAAAGAATTGTAATTACATGATGTTTATTCACTAACTATTAAAAATAGGCAAACATAAAAGTTAAACTACTCAATCATCTTTAACCACGGATCCATCACCGATCAAGTGGTctatttttccatcagggtgcTCAAAGAAGTATGCCACATCCAAGTGGGTGATGTCAAAATCATTGTGAGAGACAAAATTGGCTTCAAGCCCTTTATTCTttagagatgcttgataaagctcaaccaaatgtCTTGGTGTACGATAAATATTTGCCCAATGGCCTTTTCCATCGCAACGATAACATTCAGTTTCTGAATCATTTGCCTTTGGCTTCTCATTTTTCCCTTTCCATTTTGGTGCTTATTTTTCTTTGGGGGGTGATCAACACCAGGAAAATTTCTTCCTTGtccacgaccacgaccacgaccacaACCACGAATAGGGTCACGACCTTTTCCACGCTTAGCATAATGGGAATACACCTCATCCACTTCAGGCAATGGTGTGGACCCAGTGGGTCTATTTTCGTGATTTCTCATGAGCAAGTCATTGTTTCGCTCAGCCACaaggagaagagaaatcaactCAGAGTATTTTTTGAAACCTTTCTCTCTGTATTGTTGTTGCAAgaccatattggaggcatgaaacgttgtgaacgttttttcaagcatatcataatcagtgatagtatctccacagagtttcaatttagaagtaattctgaacattacagaattatattcagaaacagacttaaagtcttggagcctcAGATGAGCTCAATCATATCGTGCTTAtggaagagtgaccaactttaagttgtcatatctttcctttaagccattccacaaaacaagtggatctttgactgtgagatattctattttcaacccttcatcaaggtgatgacgcaagaaaatcaaggccttagcacagtcttgggtggatgctttagttttgtctttaatggcgtctccaagactcattgcatctaaatggatttcagcatccaacacccatgtcatatagttcttgcccaaaatttcaagggcaacgaactttcttttcataatatcagTCATAATTAAAAGAGGAGAAAAATTGTACTTTAATCTTCTTGAGAaggtagagtctcgtgctgataacatattataaaacaataaaagaagaagaacaatattgcagagaaagagagagtaattcttattgaattttgggatgatttacaacgGGGTAAGACCtctctatttataggggaaaaatgacttagccacaaagtaaaactctctataagatagacattcactctaaatagaatttTATTCGTAACATTTACGGTTAgttaaatatttatataaaaattgaaaaacttAGAAATTCTAGAGAAAAAAATTGAACACCTCAAATCGTAATCACGTCAAATATGGTCTAAGTAACACGTGGAATCAAAGAGATTATAAATACTCATGCATATATCCACTCGTTAATTTCTTCCTTCATTTCATACATTTTACGTATTTGCATCATCACAAGGAAATCTGTAAGAACTCCTCATCTTCAATTAATTTGCGAAATCaagaaattttatttattttttgattgttGATTGCCTATGAATTTCCAAAGTtcgtcttttttttttgttttatttttcttttcagaaaaagggaaaaaatgttCTAGCTTTTGTGATAGAATTTTTTCAGAGATTTGTTGGTTTTTGGTCAAGTGTCAAATCACAGCTTTCGTTTCATTGTCACTTTTAAAATTTAGGAATTTTATTCTGTGACCACTAATTAAATTTCATTTAAAATTGAGGGATCTTTTGGCTTTGAATTCGACATACATTCATTTGGCTTAGTTATATTTCTTGCCTAATTTACTTGCTCAATCATACTGTTTGAATTGCAAGGGCAATTTTTTTCCGACTTAATTTAGTATTTGAAATTTACTGGCCCGACTATCTCTTCAGTGGAGCGTGTTGATAGAAAACGTGTTAACCTCAGTGTATAAGTGCaaatatttgattttatctggtTCTTCAATATATgatattaatttttttcttttcccttcatGACATTTTCAGGTACTTGAGAATGGGAGGTGGAAAGGATAAACATGCACACTATCCTCCCGGAGGACAGTATCCTCCGGGAGGGCAATATCCTCCAGGACAGTATCCTCCAGCACCCGGAGCTTACCCTCCACAACCTGGAGCTTACCCTCCTCAACAAGGATATCCACCACAAGGTTATCCTCCTGCACAAGGGTATCCGCCTGCAGGATATCCTCCACAAGGATATCCGCCAGCAGGTTACCCTGGTCAACCTGCTCCACACCATACTGGTATTATTGCTTACTTATTTTACATGTGTCTTGATAAGTAAATATTCTAAACTATTCATGAACATTACAGCAAAA from Nicotiana sylvestris chromosome 12, ASM39365v2, whole genome shotgun sequence encodes the following:
- the LOC138882690 gene encoding uncharacterized protein, producing the protein MFRITSKLKLCGDTITDYDMLEKTFTTFHASNMVLQQQYREKGFKKYSELISLLLVAERNNDLLMRNHENRPTGSTPLPEVDEVYSHYAKRGKGRDPIRGCGRGRGRGQGRNFPGVDHPPKKNKHQNGKGKMRSQRQMIQKLNVIVAMEKAIGQIFIVHQDIWLSFIKHL
- the LOC104249887 gene encoding glycine-rich protein A3-like, whose protein sequence is MGGGKDKHAHYPPGGQYPPGGQYPPGQYPPAPGAYPPQPGAYPPQQGYPPQGYPPAQGYPPAGYPPQGYPPAGYPGQPAPHHTGHGMMAGVAAAGAAAYGAHHMGHGGGHYPAPGTAHYGHYDHGKHGKHGKFKHGKAQGKYKHGKFGKNHGGKFKKWK